ACCTTCACCCACAGTATGGGTCAGTTTAAATGACAGAAGCTATTCCATTGCATACAAATAGCAGAGTCATTATACTGAGAAGTCAGAACAATCTAGCAGGAAGAACTATATACAGTCATTTATTTCACATGGCACATATTTGTGCATTGAAAAAGATTACGACTGCCTTTGAATCAGTCACTGCCACACATCATCTGATTGTCAGAAGTGCCTTTGGGTGCTCCCTGTAGGGTGGAACTTGCTGTCTCACCATATAACTGTTCCTACTGTTTCTGCGGGGACTCCCAGTCCATCCAATTTCATATGACTTTTTATTAGCTTAATTACTAGTTTactatatttactgtatatatagttACTATAGTCAAGAGATAGATAGACTTAACATAAAATGTCACAACATACAATGACAGAAGTTCACACTCAGATCTACTCATCAAGGCTTTTGGTTTATGGTAGCCATGGCTGCAAAGATCAGGCTTTTCCCAAAGTATACTGTTAGAATTAGCAATAAAGTCTGAGAGAGACCTTCTCCTACAGTATGGATCAGTTTAAATGACAGAAGCTATCCCATTGCATAAAGATAGCTGAGTCCTTGTATTGAAAACTAATTGAAATATTGTGCAAAGAGCTGTATGCAGTAATTTAGGAGCTCGACAAATCCTTGTTAAGATATACATTTGTGCGCATTGACAATGATTACCACTGCCTTTTAATCAGTTACTGGCAAAACCTCTGGAGCTCATTTATGGAGTTTCTGGAGGGGGAGATTGTGTTGTAACCCTTTAGTCGACCATTTGTCACATCAGGGAATGTGGGGAGCCTTCTATTTGTGGCGTATAATATGTATCTATCtgtgcatgtacacatgtacatatcTGTCACATATActgttattttaatttttgtttctCCTGAGAAACAGTCAGTAATGCCCAGCAACAAATCATGCCACTGATATCTCTGATTGAAATATCTCCAAGTGCCTATATGTACTTTTTGGTGTGCCTTGTTCTGTCTTGTGTGGaaaagaccataaaaacatttggcaaaaaaaaggggggggaaaGAAGTGCCTTTGGGAGCTCTCTGTACCTGCTATCTCAAAATAGAACTCAGcatatcaccttttttttttgtttcattattatttgacTTTGTATTTCTTCTGGAAATTGCTCCCTTATTGTAGTGTACGGGGTTGTGGTAGCCTGTGATCCTGGGAGACATGATACCGTGGACTATAGCCCCTGGTAGACCAAAAGGTGTTTTGGGTGGGAGTTCCTGTATTGATGTgagggtcccgggacagaggatgccGTATGTGTAGAGATTTTAAAGCCCACATTtatgatttgtgattttgggcgatacaaaatacattgaatttaattgaattaaattagtAATGTCTCCCAAGGTGAAATGCCAAGGGCTTGTCCTCGGGTCCTTTGGTCACTCTGACCCTGTGTGTATCTCGCCAATTTACCACTCAATTTATATTCCAATACTCACCTATGAACATGAACTTCAGGTTGTGACCAAAAGAGTGAATCACTGATACAGAGACACAATGACTTTTCCCTCCTCAGAGTGGTTGGGCTCACTCTAGTGGTAGTGTGAGGAACTTGTCATCCAGAAGGAGCTTGAAGCAGGACTATTGCTGCTTCCCATTAGTGGAGCCAGTTGAGgtgaaaaacacttttcatgTGTCCCAAACCCTCCTGGGTCCCTCTGACCCATCTCCCAGAGTGTACATCTCCCCGACCCTCCCGTTGTCCTTGGGTCACTCTGACTGTGTGTATCTTGTCAAACCATCACGTTGTCCTTGGGTCACTCTGACCCTGTGTGTATCTTGTCAAACCCTCCCATTGTCCTTGGGTCACTCTGACTCTGTGTGTATCTTGTCAAACCCTCCCGTTGTCCTCGGGTCACTCTGACTCTGTGTGTATCTTGTCAAACCATCACGTTGTCCTTGGGTCACTCTGACTCTGTGTGTATCTTGTCAAACCCTCACGTTGTCCTCGGGTCACTCTGACTCTGTGTGTATCTTGTCAAACCCTCCCGTTGTCCTTGGGTCACTCTGACCCTGTGTGTATCTTGTCAAACCATCACGTTGTCCTTGGGTCACTCTGACCCTGTGTGTATCTTGTCAAACCATCACGTTGTCCTTGGGTCACTCTGACCCTGTGTGTATCTTGTCAAACCATCCCATTGTCCTTGGGTCACTCTGACCCTGTGTGTATCTTGTCAAACCATCACGTTGTCCTTGGGTCACTCTGACCCTGTGTGTATCTTGTCAAACCCTCACGTTGTCCTTGGGTCACTCTGACCCTGTGTGTATCTTGTCAAACCATCACGTTGTCCTTGGGTCACTCTGACCCTGTGTGTATCTTGTCAAACCATCACGTTGTCCTTGGGTCACTCTGACCTGCATATATATTCTCAACCATATCAAATAAACACCAGGCGTGCCAGCTTGCGTCAATGAGGGTGAGGATGTCTCAGGCTTCCACAGCTTGTAAGATAAAACGacacatatcaaacaaactgtaggctctttttttttttaagagtaaCCTCACATTTGTATTGAATATCAGGTGGATCCCCTGGTGACATTCGCCTATCAGCAGAGGATCTACTGTTACGATATGTGGTGGCGGACCCAAACGCAGACCAGGGAGTAGAAGGGGGAAATAGTTTATTGCCAGGGAAACAGCTACGGAGGAACAGTCAGGGAATGGCAGGGAAATCCAGGCGGGGGGGATCCAGGCAGGGAAAGGCAGACAGACTGGGGAACCGGGAGGATGGCTGACTGtgagaacaaaaaaacagggtCTGAGGCAAGGCAAAAACTATTAGGTTAAATATCTGAAGTAAATTGTCACCAGAGCAGCCAGGATCAGTCACTACCAGGTTAGTTGAGACAACGATCTGGAGACGAGTGGCTGAGGAACCGGGGTAGGTATCCAGCAGGGTGATTAGTGGATTGAAGGCAGCTTGGTTGCTTGAGCAGGTGAGGTTGGTGTAATCAGGGAGCCAGGTGGAGATCAGTTCGGAGCCACgcccctaccacacacacatgtacaggcaGGAGGCACGGCTTGGCCATGACATTTATAGTACTAAAATGTGGTGTAAGTAATATGttattattgtgtatatattaatGCATTCCCCTGTAAGATGGGAGTTCTAACCCAGACAACTCCTATTAATGGGGGAAAAGGAGCATTCAAACTCCTGAATGAAACAAATGCAATTGGGGAATGACTGGTCAGTTTGGTAGGACTGTCATAATTGGCCAAAAGTGACATTCAAATgtttactctttaaaaacacacaggttCGAACTAATTGAACATCAATTTTTGCACattatctgtttgttttcttttactatTCAACTATAAACTAAACATTTGAACATCTTGGTTGACAGCCCTACAATTGACATGTCATTACAAATAACAGGACTGTTAAAACTGAAACTATTTTCAATTTGTCCATGCCCTGTTAATAATTGAAAGACAAGCAGAAGAATCTCAACGTCTGTTTTACACTGCCAGAGCAATAATCTCGGAACAAGCAGTATTTAAAAGATTTAGACACAAACTCATAAAGCTTTGCTGTAAAAAGGGAAAATATGATCGTTGTCAAGACAACATGAAGTCATGAGCAAAGTCTAAGGCTACGCTTTGGTCTAGTGCTCTTAAAGGGTGAatttacttcctgttgtgaACATGCATAGTTTCAATATTACCCAATATTTAGCAGTTAATCTACAGCCCTATCTCAGTGTGTCCACTGTGAATGCCTGTCAAGACGCAGCAGCTCTCAAACGATGGAAGgtgacacacagagactcaaTCTGAAGAGGGAAGTGGGGATTATAGGAGCGGTGTCATTCATTGCTGGAACCATGATAGGATCCGGGATTTTCATATCGCCCCAGTTTGTGCTGTCAGCCATCGGCAGCCCCGGGGCCAGCTTTGTTATATGGTCTTGCTGTGGGTTGATAGCCTTGCTTGGTGGGCTCTGCTACGCCGAACTGGGCACAGTCATACCAGAGTCTGGAGGAGAATATATCTACATTCTGCGGACAGCAGGGAGAGTGGTGGCCTTTATGTTTGTCCTCAGCTTCATCGCTGTCATGAGGCCTGCCAGTGCCACAGGAATTGCCCTGAGTTTGGCTGAATACGTCGTGGCCCCCTTTTACAGCGGATGCACCGCTCCACAAGTCGTGGTAAAGTGCGTGGCTGCAGCAGCTATCATGGTGCTGGCCACAGTCAACTGTCTCAGCGTCCGCTTGGCCACCACCATCCAGGTGGTTTCCATGGTCGTCAAACTGCTGGCACTGGCTGTGATCATATTGGGAGGGGTTGTGATGCTTTTCCAGGGACACACTGAGAACTTTGATAACTCCTTTGAGGGAACATATGTTGATGTCAGCTCCATTGGCATTGCTTTCTATCAGGGCTTGTGGTCCTTTGATGGGTGGAACACTTTGAATTATCTAACCGAGGAGCTGAAACACCCAGAAGTAAGAGTTTACTGTTCATTAATCATCCATTTAAGAAGACATTTATGCTGTTGGCAAATAGAGAGATTATATAAGTATGCAATGAACATAAACTGTAGATCTGTAATCAAGATCTTACATCTTTCCCAATCACTCTGCTTATtgatttgaatgaatgaattactcattgaacaaaacaagaaattgGCCCCACATATTTTTAATCATATATTCAATATTAAGTCACAAAGTGGAAGTGCAGAAATAAGTTATAGTGAATGGAGTTGACGGCAGTCTGCAGACTATTTATTTTTAGTCACATTTTAGCACTGCTTCCTGTAAACCAGATCAAAGCAGAAAAACAGGAAAGCCACATGTTGCTCCGGGGTGAAAGGGTAATTTCAGTTCCCCAACTGTTTACTGTAAATCTACTGCTAGTTCGATATTGCATAGTACATGTCTAGCATTGTGTCTTTGAGGAGACAGCCGCTCTCAAAAAATGGAGGGCAAAACACAGAGACTCAATCTGAAGAGGGAAGTGGGGATTGTAGGAGGTCATTCATTGCTGGAACCATTATAGccccaaacccccaaaacaTAGCCTCTTGCCCACAGAAGCTAATTTGTCGTTAGACCGATAGCCAATGGGTTTGTGATTGGTTGTGTTACGCTGATGCTTCCTCTCACCCTGCAAaacttcttctccccccccccccatcccacccAATGTAGGGTTACAGGCTATGGAATGTATACCTTTAGGTAAATTCAGGTACATTCAGGTGCTGGACATAATATCAACATAATTGGATTAATCAATCCTCAAATAataaagtgagaaaaataaaatggttaatAGCtaaggaaaacaagaaaactaaatttaaataataaacaattacaattaaaattaaataaaacaaattaaattaaggGGGGGGCAGGGGAGACTGCTCACTGTTGCTATGGGACGGATAAGGGATCGACATTAGTCTTTGTCGAGAGGTTCTTGTAAGGAGTCGTAGTAGTCTAGAAAAGGTCTCCATACTTTATCAAAGGTTTGGGAGGAATCTCTgagtatatttaatcttttcAAGTGTCAGGAAATACATGACTTCTTTGACCCAGTGGGAGAACGATGGAGGGGCACGTTGCTTCCATCTAAGAAGGATCAAATGTCGAGCAAGGAGTGTTGTGAAGGCTACGACCACATTGGCTTCATTTGGTAAACGGGTACAGAGTTCCTCTGGTGTTAAGTCAAAGAATGCGCAGGTTGGGTCCGGGTCAAATTGATTTGCAAACATCTCACTATAAGCTTTAAAAATACTTATCCAAAAGGTAGAGAGTTTCGGGCATAGCCAAAACATGTGTAACAGGTCTGCTGGCTGGCCTTTACATCGAGGACATAACGGATCAGAGTTAGGGTACTTTTTTGCCAGTCAAGCATTAGTGTAATGAGCCCTGTGTACCACTTTCAGCTGTATCAAGTTGTGTTTAGCGGATGTAGATGATGTATATATCAAGTCTAAAATAGAGTCCCATTGGTCATCTGTTATAGCCACTCCAATATCTGAATCCCAGgccatttttaaatgatccaaGGAGTGTGGGTTGATATCGTTAATGAGCTTTTTATGGCCATTATGATTTCAGCAACTGAGATCCTCTGATACGCTAGGGATAGTCAAATTATCAAAGAGAGCACATGAGGGCCCAAGGTCATTGTTAAATTCTGAGGTGTAAAGGTTAGAATAGAATTGTAAAAAGGCTATATTTATGTCCTTATGGTCTATCAACGTTTCTCCTGTGTCTGATTGAATCTTTGTGATATGGTGGTAGCCATTTGGCGGGCTTGCATAACCAGTAGTCTACTCGATTTATCTCCAAATTCATACACCTTATGTCTGGATTTTAAAATGAGACGTGTTGCCTCATCAGTAGATAGGAGATTAAATTCAATTTGGAGTCTTAACCGTTCCTTATAAAGACCTGCAGTCGGGGAATGAGCATATTTAGAGTCCACATCCAGGATCTGTTGGGAAATTTCGGTCAGTTTGTAGTTTTTTCCGTTTCTTGATAGTAGAGGAATAAGCTATGATTTGCCCGCGGAGGTATGCTTTAAGAGTTTCCCATAATGTAGCTTGCGAGATCTCTGGGGAGGAGTTAGTCTCTAGAAAGAATTGTATTTGGGCTGAGATGAACTGCACAAAATTTTCATCTGAGAGTAAGAGAGGGTTGAGCCTCCAGACTCTGTTTGGAGGGGGGCGGTTTGGGAGGTAAAACTTCTTTAAACCTAACATTTGGTGCATGGTTCTCTTGTAATGCTACCTTACAGCTACCCCTCTGGCAACATTGCAAGACTGTTGCCAAAGCTCTTGAACACATTTCACTGAAAACCTTTTTTCAGCAAAACTGTGTAATATCTGACATACACAAAACATGTGCTCAGTGAGGGAGCTTCTGACCTTCTTATCAATCCGTAAAATTGGCCTCTGCTGTTTCAATACAAGAGTGATCATATCCAGATAAGGGATCACATGAGATAAGATGTGAGTTTGGAATAAAGAGCTGGACGAACCGTTCAAAGGTTTACAACTATAGTAGATTTAATATGAAATCTAGGTAACACATTgagctgtttttattgtttctcaTCCAGTTATTGTGTCTTAGATGTGTATATCAGGGTGAATAACAACTACAGTACTTTCATCATTGTCTCTCTGTTCTACGTGACGACATGGCAATCAAGGAACCCGAAGCTCTGAAAATGAAGCGGGAAATTGGTCTGATTGGAGGTGTTGCCATGGTTTCTCGAACTATGATCGAATCCGGCATATTCATGTCCCCACAGTTTGTACTGGCATATGTGGGAAGCCAGTCTGGTGATCTGGGCTCTCTGTGGAGTTGTAGCTATGTTTGCAGCGCTGTCTTATGCTGAGATTGGGACAGTCATTTCTGAATCTGGTGGGGACTTCATCTACATACTGAGGATCTATAGTTCATGTCCGACTTTCTTTGCAGCAGTCACTTTTATCATGGTCGTGAAGCCGTACGGCATTGCAGCTGTGGCTATTAGCATTGCAGAGTATGCTCTAGCTGTCTTTTACACAGGCTGCCTTCCTCCTCAGCTGGTGTTGAAGTGTGCTGCAGCTGTGGCTATACTGGTGTTGCCACGGTCAACACCTTGAATGCCCAGATTGCCATCAAAATCCAAGTGGTCTTCTTGGTGGCCAAGGTGCTGGTGTTGACGTTCATCATAATTGGAGGAATTGTGAAGCTCACACAGAGCAGCAATGTCATTGTGGAAAATGTGAATGTTGAGAATGCGTTTAAAGGCACACAGTACTCTTTAAGCACTCTAGGGTTGGCTTTTTATCAAGGACTCTGGTCTTACGCTGGCTGGTACAACTTGAACAATGTCACGGAGGAGCTGAAAAGACCGGAGGTGAGGCTGTGAAGAGCTGGgtggtgcatgtgtgagttAACAGTTAGCATTGGAAGTTGCTTTCAGATAGAACTGTCCCTCCAGTGACCCGGCAGACGATACCTTGATAAAGATTATGCAGGACAGATGTGTCCCATTGGTCACAGGTGTTAGTGTAAGTTCCACAAGGATGCTCTGGATGGCAATTATGTCCTGCAATTATTTTCTTAGCTAACTGTGATAAAGGTGTGTGCCTACCAGTGTTGGTATCATGTGGATGTTTGCAGATCACACAGACAGTTTTTAATCACCATTTCTGTGGATCTGGTCTGTATATTTtgtgatttaaagtttaaatggataatttaattcattcattcatttaattaaatttaattaaattttccaagaagacattttattacaaacatcttcaaaataaatgtcctctAAATCCTTTTTAAGTTATTGACAATGATTACACTTATTCGCCAGCTTCAACGAAGACATTGGGAGGAGAAAAGAGCTGCAACATTTGTGCTTTTGCTGAATATTACTGAAAGACTTCAGAACCGTCATAGAGCtcatttaaatcactttttCTTTGTGACGTTTCTTATACTGTTGCTTTATTTGGGAAATGTTTGGGGCCAAATATTTGAAACATGTTTGCGGAGAAAGCATGAAAATAGTACCAATGTCAATAAATGTGTTCAACCtgaaattcaatgcattattccAGCGTATACATCGTGTGAGCTCGTACACATTAACCGGAACATAAAAACTATGGTTTTCCTCCAGGTGAATCTTCCTCGGGCTGTTGTGATAGCCATCTCTCTGGTGACTGGCTTATATCTGCTGGTGAATGTGAGCTACCTGACAGTATTGACGCCGAGAGAGCTCATGTCCTCAAGCGCGGTCGCAGTAACCTGGGGGTAAGACAGCACCTGATGTCACGGACTCTGATAGGCTGATAGTTTGACTTTTCTAACTTATAGTCTTCAGGCCCAGGGAGTCTTATCAGAGTTCACACAGCTCCCTCTGAATCTTCCAAAACTCTTCATACAGCTTCCACATATGCAGCAGTGCTCCCTGAGACCTGTACTTTGATGTGTAAAATCCATTAATCTCAAAATACCTGTTTAATGTCCCACTGTCATCGAACTGGAGCAAAAGCACACCAGGAGATCTTACCATGCATTTATTAGAATAGTTAATTAAACACTTCACGGGAACACAGTTAAATGTCAGCAAATATGAGAGCGTTCATAAATTAATAACTTGAActgagacaaaaagagaatCGGAATAATCGGAATATCCAAGCCCTGTGATACACTTTCTTTGCGTAACAGACGTGTGTGTACCTCTTGAAAATGGGGAAGGGTGCGGTTGCAGCTTTTGTGAGAACGTCGCCCTTTCTCCCCACAGGAACAAGGTGCTGGGAAGCTGGGGCTGGATCATGTCTGTGGCCGCGGCGTTGTCGGCTTTTGGTTCACTGAATGGGACGTTCTTCAGCGGCGGCCGCGTGTGCTTCGTCGCTGCTAGGGAAGGACACATGGTGAGAGGCCCTTCTTGGGAGTATATTGTCCAGCATTGGACCGTTGACCCAGAGTTTCAGCCAGACCCCTGTTCGCTTTGTAGCCAGGTATTCTGGCCATGGCTCACATCCACAGGCTGACTCCATCTCCGGCCCTGATCTTCACTACCATCGTCTCTCTGCTGGTGCTGATCCCCGGAGACTTCCAGAGCATTGTCAACTACTTCAGGTGAGTACGATGTTTGCATGTATGCAGCGTTGGCGTTTCTTCTGCATTACTTGTATAAAAAACTGTTTGTATTCGTCTGACATTCCTCTTTGTTGCCGCTGTCAGTTTCACCGCCTGGTTTTTCT
The genomic region above belongs to Cyclopterus lumpus isolate fCycLum1 chromosome 22, fCycLum1.pri, whole genome shotgun sequence and contains:
- the LOC117751335 gene encoding b(0,+)-type amino acid transporter 1-like; amino-acid sequence: MEGDTQRLNLKREVGIIGAVSFIAGTMIGSGIFISPQFVLSAIGSPGASFVIWSCCGLIALLGGLCYAELGTVIPESGGEYIYILRTAGRVVAFMFVLSFIAVMRPASATGIALSLAEYVVAPFYSGCTAPQVVVKCVAAAAIMVLATVNCLSVRLATTIQVVSMVVKLLALAVIILGGVVMLFQGHTENFDNSFEGTYVDVSSIGIAFYQGLWSFDGWNTLNYLTEELKHPEVNLPRAVVIAISLVTGLYLLVNVSYLTVLTPRELMSSSAVAVTWGNKVLGSWGWIMSVAAALSAFGSLNGTFFSGGRVCFVAAREGHMPGILAMAHIHRLTPSPALIFTTIVSLLVLIPGDFQSIVNYFSFTAWFFYGITLSGLLYLKIKKPELPRPYRVPIILPILVLIVAVFLVLAPIIDNPQIEYLYVTLFIFSGAIVYIPFIHYKLCQGLLTKLTVFLQLFLEVAPAEKNL